cttatattttcatttaatttatctgGACCACCTTCTAAATAACTAATATTACCACATCCAGGACCTTGTGTTCTTCCAATCATTGAAACAACATTACTTGGAGCTACAGCAACAATTTCACTTTCAACTGTTTCATCTTTATCAAATCCTGGTTTAGTTTGACTAACCACatattcaatattatttttacgtAAAAGTTCACAAAATTGATTTCCTATCCATCCTTTTCCACCgaagattaaaaattttgccaattttgtattattttcaataacacTTGATGTTGTTggttcttttttaattttgttaattccTTCCTCAAGTGTTACAATTGGTTTCCAgttagtttttttaaatattttatcacttGACATCTTAACAGtttcttcttttaatttaccattattacaaaattcttttaatgatTCTTCTGTTAGGCAGATGGCTGAtggaatattataaattgagGCACATTCATCTGGTGTTTCTGCTACTGCTAAAATTCCTTTAATAGCATCATCAATATATAATGGTGATAATATTTCTGAAGCTGATGGTGCAAGATTAGTTTGaacaatacttttaattatattattttttcccATTTTACCTCCATATACATGTTTGGCAAGTCTagcaatttttatatttatatgatatcCTTTAGCATAAGCATTTAACATCATTTCACATGATCCATGATTAGCAGCAACAGGATTTAATGGATATGTAGGTTCTGTCTCACTCCAAATTTTAGATGTTCCATAGACATCTTCTGTAGAGATGTgaataaaattgatttttgATGAGTTGGAGGAATGACGAACACCATCAAGAAGATGTGTAAGTCCTTCAAAATTGTTACGACAATAACCAATCATATCTATAAATGATTCTTCTATATTGGTATCAAATGCAAAATTGAA
This Strongyloides ratti genome assembly S_ratti_ED321, chromosome : 2 DNA region includes the following protein-coding sequences:
- a CDS encoding dTDP-D-glucose 4,6-dehydratase, giving the protein MKSILITGGLGYLGTNFANYLLSSQDKPSIVILDKVSKNSSLERLNNKNDISIIIGDISNELLVKKIIENYNIDTIFNFAFDTNIEESFIDMIGYCRNNFEGLTHLLDGVRHSSNSSKINFIHISTEDVYGTSKIWSETEPTYPLNPVAANHGSCEMMLNAYAKGYHINIKIARLAKHVYGGKMGKNNIIKSIVQTNLAPSASEILSPLYIDDAIKGILAVAETPDECASIYNIPSAICLTEESLKEFCNNGKLKEETVKMSSDKIFKKTNWKPIVTLEEGINKIKKEPTTSSVIENNTKLAKFLIFGGKGWIGNQFCELLRKNNIEYVVSQTKPGFDKDETVESEIVAVAPSNVVSMIGRTQGPGCGNISYLEGGPDKLNENIRDNCFGPWILGKMCQKFKIHYTYLGTGCIFQYNEEHGYTGPGYKELDDGNFKNTSYSAVKLFTDRLLRPLDNCLNARIRLPVNYENSPRNLAAKMIMFNKVIDIPNSITILPDCLPVLLNLSLEKSTGTINLVNPGPINFTEFKEIYNNLSGKNEEYEVLDVSTNKEMVNTRAHCILDTGKIIHHKPDIRSAVEGVKEAYQKILNIN